In Oscarella lobularis chromosome 5, ooOscLobu1.1, whole genome shotgun sequence, the genomic window acagcccaattgcttagcaaagttactcttttgctgcttttgaaaatcgtctcaaataccttacagaaaatCAGAATGtccttttagaaacggatttgggctttgcaaacggaataactggtgtccgaacaccgaggtgcgatgtcggtatattcgtcgatttttagcatgcgatagactagaccatttggctaaagctttactgcgttcgaaagctctatgatagaggattttgtgaaaaaaaattctaggcgaaacattaaaatttgaatgagctacgcatacgtgtccgaaagcgatactgctgtccgaaagcggaggatttgacctgcgcgcgctaatcttctcataaaatcatgagggtttggtctattgattcgcgctctggcacatcttcctggaagggattgggctttcaaatgcgccataggaagccagaatcggttcgctagatttgctgtgcgagcgtccgaaatcgcagaatgtccgaaagccgaggtcctACTCTATGTGCGATCGAAGCGGTGCCTGGCGTAGAAGTGGAAACGTTTTGACGGTATGGCTTTAGTTTTAGCGTAGTACGAAGCGAGGGGAGTTCCCTTTCCATGCGCACAAGCGATCAAATGCAATTTTCGCTATCCCATTCGAAAGCAAGACAACAGAAACATTCAAAATAGTCACTTCACCAGTATTCGAACAAACAGAAGCTCACATCTCGCCTAAAAAAAGCAGCATCAGTATAAGAATTAATTTCTctattaatattaattaccAATCACTTCAACCTCAGCGAAATGAAGAAAGTTCCGTCCAAGAAGATGAACGCGAACGTATCTGACGTCCTGGACTTTCTTCGAATACGTGTATATTAGGGTATCTGTGCCTCCCGGAAAATTTTGCGTAGCCAACGTCACCTCGTCCGCGTTTCGCAGCGTGATGTTGAAATTGGCGAGACGTTCCTTGCAGCAGTTAGCGCGATTGAACACGCGAACCCAGTGGACAGTTCTCGAGCCTTGGAGATCGACCTGCCACCACGCTTGCTGGTCGTTATTCGTGTGAATGATCGTGCACGTGGGGCTGTTGACGCCATTCGTTTCACCGTCGACGGCTGTGGAAGCGCCTGAACGACACGCAAAATACTCCGAGCTTTGGCTTGCAGGTTGGTGTAGGGCCAAGTTTCTTTCTCCTgagaaaaagataaatattatCGTTATTATCTAAGTTACGTTACGCTACGCTACGCTACGTCGCGAGCCCTTCGAAGGCCTTTTTTACCGTAGACGTTCACTTCAGCGAGACTGAGATAGTTTGTTCCGCGAAGTTGTATGCGAACGTAGCGAACTCCACGAAGTATGGGTTCCATAGGGAAGAACATCATTTCTCGGCCTCCCTTAGCTTCGTAAAGGCTTCTTAACACCTGCTGGGATCCGTCCTTGAgtatgacgtcgaagttgGAAAGACGGTCCATGCAGCAGTCGATGCGATTGTAAACAACGACTGAATAGACGAGCGATTTGTCGTCTTTCAAGTCGACTTCCCACCACGCACTCGACTCGTTGTACGTGCGAGTGATTGAGCAAGGGGCGTCCTCGCTGTTTCCGTCCGTCGCTTGAGAAGCGGACGTGTCGCACGAGTGATTGTGGGTAGAGCTCTGCGTAGCTGTTCCATTAAGTGCCATATTGGTGTAATATGGCGCCGAGTCTCTCAAAATTCTGTACTCTAAAAGAACACCGTGCACCGAGTTGCGATTCGTTACAGCGCCTCTGCTAGTTTAGGCTTCGAGGCACTTCTCTAGTCCTTACGTGTCTTGAAATCTGCTCCGAATGCCAGCGACGAAAGGAGAGCGCCGAAGACAGCTGTCACGAAGAATGCCATAGCAAGATTCGCTTCAATTATCTTTCTATAGGAGTGTGGCAAGCGAGCCTATCCACGGAACCCCTATGATGCGTACATGCAATTAACCGCGAATCTTTATTCATGAGGAAACTAGCGTCGTGGTTCTAGGAAAAGCCCTAATCCGGCTTCATGCATGTGTCCACCGCGCGTTTATGAAGCCAAAGGAGGAATCGTCATCTGCTCCCTGGACTACTAAACGCCTTAAATCTTCGGATTATAGTACTCCCACTCGCGTAACCGCCTTCAGAATTTTCGCCCTCCTATTCATCTTCCTTTTACATTAGCAGACatcagagaagaaaacggataaacgaaaaaagacgacaaaacTAACAATACCTACTGGCCGGTGACTATAAACATCCATGCAGGACCACATACATGCACAGTATATATAGAGGAGACAACTTCATTCAAACTCGTTCAGCACCTGATATATTCCTTGCGATGGAACGAGAGTAAAGGCATGGTAAACAACTGCGCTGGCCTTTATCACAGGAGAATCGACTGTAATTTTCAAATCTTCGTTGTAGAAAAGTTCCACTGTAAACTCGCCTTCTTCTGGATTGAAAAATGAACCTTCAGGCACCGGCCTAACGTTGAAAGAATACTCATTCGAGTCGTTTGGCGCATCAACTAAACAAATccatttgaattttctcaaaTAATATCGCGAAAGTTTTACGAGTGGCACTGTTTCCTCCACTGAAATTCTGACAGGCAGATGA contains:
- the LOC136187386 gene encoding fucolectin-1-like, producing the protein MALNGTATQSSTHNHSCDTSASQATDGNSEDAPCSITRTYNESSAWWEVDLKDDKSLVYSVVVYNRIDCCMDRLSNFDVILKDGSQQVLRSLYEAKGGREMMFFPMEPILRGVRYVRIQLRGTNYLSLAEVNVYGERNLALHQPASQSSEYFACRSGASTAVDGETNGVNSPTCTIIHTNNDQQAWWQVDLQGSRTVHWVRVFNRANCCKERLANFNITLRNADEVTLATQNFPGGTDTLIYTYSKKVQDVRYVRVHLLGRNFLHFAEVEVIGEM